The Pseudomonas sp. SCB32 DNA window CCTTGATCGGGCGCGCCGGATCGAGGATTACCGCCGCCGTGACCACGGGGCCACACAGCGGACCACGACCGACTTCGTCGACACCCGCGACCAACTCTTCCACCAGGGTGAAGTCCAGGCCCATCTGCATCAGCGTTTCTCCACCAGGGCGAGCACCGCTTCGGCGGCCTGCGCCGACGCATCCTGGCGCAGGGCGCGATGGATGGCGTCGAAGGGTTCAGTCTGCACACTGCCGTCGTCCAGCAGCGGCAGCAGGGTAGTGGCCAGCGCCTCGGGCGTCGCCGCATCCTGGATCAGTTCAGGCACCAGCAAACGCCCGGCCAGCAGGTTCGGCAGGGAAATATAGGGGCTCTTCACCAGCCGCTTGAGGATGCGATAGGTCATCGGCGCCACCTTGTAGGCGACAACCATCGGTCGCTTGTACAGCAGCGCCTCCAGCGTGGCGGTGCCGGAGGCGATCAGGACCGCATCGCAGGCCGCCAGGGCTTCATGAGAAGCACCGTCGAGCAACTGCACCGGCAGATCGCGACCGACCAGCATTTCTTCGATCTGGGCACGACGCTCCGGACTGGCGCAGGGCAGCACGAAACGCAGGCCGGAGCGGTCTTGAAGCAGACGTTGGGCCGTATCGAGGAACAGCGCGCCGAGCTTGCCGACCTCCCCTCCCCGGCTGCCCGGCAGCAGGGCTACGACACTGGCGTCCTGCGGCAGGCCAAGTCGTTCACGCGCACCCGCGCGGTCGGCTTCCAGGGGAATGGTATTGGCCAGCGGATGGCCGACGAAGCGCACCGGTACTGCATGCTCTTCGTAGAATCGCGCCTCGAAGGGGAAGAGCGCGAGCATCAGATCGCAGGCTTCCTTGATCTTCAGCACGCGCTTCTGCCGCCAGGCCCAGACCGACGGGCTGACGTAGTGCACCGTGCGGATGCCCGCGTGGCGCAGCTTCAATTCGATGTTCAGGTTGAAGTCCGGCGCGTCGATGCCGATGAATACGTCCGGCTTGGCCGCGATCAGCATCTGGACGAGGTCCTTGCGCCGGCGCAGCAGTTCGCGCAGGCGGCCGAGCACCTCGACCAGGCCCATGACGGCCAGGCGTTCCATCGGGAAATGCGATTGCAACCCTTCAGCCTGCATGCGCGGACCGCCGACACCGATGAACTCGATGTCGGGGTGACGCTGCTTGAGCGCCTGCATCAGGCCGGAGCCGAGGATATCGCCGGACGCCTCGCCCGCGACCAGGGCGACGCGCAGCTTGCGTACGGTCGATTGCATGGTCAGCGGGTGATGCCGCGGGTGGAGCTCTGGATGGAGTCGCGGAATACCGCTACCTCCGGGAACTGCTCCGAAACCTCGACCAGCTCGGCCAGGGCCTCGTCTACCGTCAGCCCCTGGCGGTAGACCACCTTGTAGGCCCGACGCAGCGCGTGGATGGCCTCGGCACTGAAGCCACGACGGCGCAGGCCTTCGAAGTTCATGCTGCGGGCTTCGGCAGGGTTGCCAAAGACGGTCACATAGGCCGGAACGTCCTTGCCGATCGCACTGCCCATACCGGTGAAGCTGTGCGCGCCGATGCGGCAGAACTGATGCACCAGGGTGTAACCGGACAGGATCGCCCAGTCATCCACGTGCACATGGCCGGCCAGCGCCGTGTTGTTCACCAGAATGCAATGGTTGCCGATCACACTGTCATGGCCGATATGCACATAGGCCATGAGCAGGTTGTGGTCCCCGATTGTGGTTTCCGAACGATCCTGGATGGTGCCGCGATGGATGGTTACACCCTCGCGGATCACGTTGTGGTCGCCGATCACCAGGCGAGTCGGCTCGCCCTTGTACTTCAGGTCGGGAGTGTCCTCGCCGACGCTGGAGAACTGAAAGATGCGATTGTGCTTGCCGATCTTCGTGGGGCCCTTGAGCACCACGTGCGGACCGATCACCGTACCTTCTCCGATCTCCACATCCGGCCCGACGATGGACCAGGGGCCCACCTCTACGTCGTCAGCCAGTTTTGCGCGCGGGTCGATGATGGCGCGAGGATCGATCAAACTCATAGTTTGCGTTCCGCACAGATGATTTCAGCCGAGCATACCGGCTTGTCATCGACGGTGGCGTGGCAGTCGAACTTCCAGATGCCGCGCTTGACGCTGATGAACTGGGCATGCAGCTGCAGCTGGTCACCCGGCAGCACCGGCTGGCGGAAGCGCAGCTTGTCGGAGCCGACGAAGTAATACAGGGTGCCGTCGGCCGGCTTCACGTCGAGCATCTTGAAGCCGAGGATACCGGCCGCCTGGGCCATGGCTTCGATGATCAGCACGCCCGGCATGATCGGGTGTTGCGGGAAATGGCCATTGAAGAACGGCTCGTTGATGCTGACATTCTTGTAGGCGCGAATGCGCTTGCCTTCGATGTCCAGCTCCACCACCCGATCCACCAGCAGGAAGGGGTAGCGATGAGGCAGGTATTCGCGAATCTCGTTGATGTCCATCATGTTCAGGGAAGCCTGTTCAGAAAAGGGAAACGCCAAAAAATGCGCTGATCACGCATCAGATGGAGCGTCTCCGCTTGGGGTCACGGCAGCCAGACGCTTTTCCAGCTGCTGCAGACGACGGGCCATGTCATCCAGCTGGCGAATGCGAGCGGCGCTCTTCTTCCATTCGCCGGCCGGCTGCATGGCGGTACCGGACGAGTAGGAACCCGGTTCGGTAATCGAACGGGTCACCATGGTCATCCCGGTGACGAAGACGTTGTCGCAGATCTCGATGTGGCCAACCAGACCGACACCACCGGCGAGCATGCAATGCTTGCCGATCTTGGCGCTGCCGGAAATCCCGCAGCAGCCCGCCATCGCGGTGTGGTCACCGATCTGCACGTTGTGGGCGATCATGATCTGGTTGTCCAGCTTCACGCCATTGCCCACCAGGGTATCGGACAGCGCACCGCGGTCGATCGTGGTATTTGCGCCGATCTCGACGTCATCGCCAACGGTCACACCGCCAATTTGCGCGATCTTCTGCCAGACGCCCTTGTGGTTGGCGAAGCCGAAGCCTTCCCCTCCCAGCACGGCGCCGGACTGGATCACCACGCGCTTGCCGATGCGTACGTCGTGGTACAGGGTCACTCTCGGAGCCAGCCAGCCGCCCTCGCCGATCACACTGCGCGCGCCGACGAAGCAATGGGCGCCGATGGTGACGCCTGCGCCGATCAGCGCACCAGCCTCGATCACCGCATAGGGACCGATGCTCGCGGCTGGATCGACCTGGGCAGCCTCGTCGACCACCGCAGTCGGATGGATGCCGACTGGAGCCTTGGGCTTGCGGTCGAACTGGTGCGACAGGCCGGCGTAGGCCAGATAGGGGTTGGCGACGATCAGCGCGTTGCCGGTGAAGCCTTCGGCATCGGCCTCCGTCAGCAGCACTGCACCCGCCTTGCACTCAGGCAGGAACTTGCGGTACTGCGGATTGGCCAGGAAGCTCAGTTGGTCCTCGCCGGCTTCCTGAAGGGTTGCCAGGCCGCGAACGACTAGAGCGGGATCGCCACGCAGCTCGGCATCGAGCTGCGCAGCCAGTTCAGCGAGGGTAAAGGACAGCTCGGTCATCATCAGCGCAGCTGGTTCATGCGCTCGATGACTTGGCGGGTGATGTCGTACTGCGGCTTCACGTCCACCACGGCACCACGCTCGACCACGAGGTCATAGCCACCCTTCTTGATGGTTTCCTCGACGGCCTGGTCCAGCTTCGGCTTGAGCTTCTTCAGCATGTCGCGGTCGGCGACGGCCTTGGCCTCGTTCAGCTCCTTGGACTGGAACTGGAAGTCACGGGCCTTCTGCTTGAAGTCGTTCTCGGCCTTTTCACGCTCGGACTGGGACATC harbors:
- a CDS encoding OmpH family outer membrane protein; translated protein: MRKLTQFVLITAALMASPAFADMKIAVLNYQMALLESDAAKQYAVDAEKKFGPQLNKLKALESDAKTLQDKLVSGGSKMSQSEREKAENDFKQKARDFQFQSKELNEAKAVADRDMLKKLKPKLDQAVEETIKKGGYDLVVERGAVVDVKPQYDITRQVIERMNQLR
- the lpxD gene encoding UDP-3-O-(3-hydroxymyristoyl)glucosamine N-acyltransferase, giving the protein MMTELSFTLAELAAQLDAELRGDPALVVRGLATLQEAGEDQLSFLANPQYRKFLPECKAGAVLLTEADAEGFTGNALIVANPYLAYAGLSHQFDRKPKAPVGIHPTAVVDEAAQVDPAASIGPYAVIEAGALIGAGVTIGAHCFVGARSVIGEGGWLAPRVTLYHDVRIGKRVVIQSGAVLGGEGFGFANHKGVWQKIAQIGGVTVGDDVEIGANTTIDRGALSDTLVGNGVKLDNQIMIAHNVQIGDHTAMAGCCGISGSAKIGKHCMLAGGVGLVGHIEICDNVFVTGMTMVTRSITEPGSYSSGTAMQPAGEWKKSAARIRQLDDMARRLQQLEKRLAAVTPSGDAPSDA
- the lpxB gene encoding lipid-A-disaccharide synthase, producing the protein MQSTVRKLRVALVAGEASGDILGSGLMQALKQRHPDIEFIGVGGPRMQAEGLQSHFPMERLAVMGLVEVLGRLRELLRRRKDLVQMLIAAKPDVFIGIDAPDFNLNIELKLRHAGIRTVHYVSPSVWAWRQKRVLKIKEACDLMLALFPFEARFYEEHAVPVRFVGHPLANTIPLEADRAGARERLGLPQDASVVALLPGSRGGEVGKLGALFLDTAQRLLQDRSGLRFVLPCASPERRAQIEEMLVGRDLPVQLLDGASHEALAACDAVLIASGTATLEALLYKRPMVVAYKVAPMTYRILKRLVKSPYISLPNLLAGRLLVPELIQDAATPEALATTLLPLLDDGSVQTEPFDAIHRALRQDASAQAAEAVLALVEKR
- the fabZ gene encoding 3-hydroxyacyl-ACP dehydratase FabZ, giving the protein MMDINEIREYLPHRYPFLLVDRVVELDIEGKRIRAYKNVSINEPFFNGHFPQHPIMPGVLIIEAMAQAAGILGFKMLDVKPADGTLYYFVGSDKLRFRQPVLPGDQLQLHAQFISVKRGIWKFDCHATVDDKPVCSAEIICAERKL
- the lpxA gene encoding acyl-ACP--UDP-N-acetylglucosamine O-acyltransferase, whose translation is MSLIDPRAIIDPRAKLADDVEVGPWSIVGPDVEIGEGTVIGPHVVLKGPTKIGKHNRIFQFSSVGEDTPDLKYKGEPTRLVIGDHNVIREGVTIHRGTIQDRSETTIGDHNLLMAYVHIGHDSVIGNHCILVNNTALAGHVHVDDWAILSGYTLVHQFCRIGAHSFTGMGSAIGKDVPAYVTVFGNPAEARSMNFEGLRRRGFSAEAIHALRRAYKVVYRQGLTVDEALAELVEVSEQFPEVAVFRDSIQSSTRGITR